One segment of Coffea arabica cultivar ET-39 chromosome 7c, Coffea Arabica ET-39 HiFi, whole genome shotgun sequence DNA contains the following:
- the LOC113700163 gene encoding uncharacterized protein, whose protein sequence is MQRFDEGKEVFFDAVESFSSEESFIVREDLDSVNLGYDIWLSELRSVKDRREKFLVSMGFKGVSSVNDVAPNEESGTMGADRVGECSGAVSCSSSSSVEENLVCDSRELNGEANCLVEESGEEWSENLSIMTERETAGSPSSASAVRCSEMQAHVENYKIVDVKKKKTNGWLRSFLCKMKKSRCIDASTAQKFSDEERKITQVKVQQKNKKCKEFTAVYAGQEIRAHKGLIWTMKFSPDGQYLSTGGEDGIVRIWSVSSVEASCTTSARNLQSNNLKGSSTFKRKQSRIASIVVPEKVFHINESPLHELHGHTSDILDLAWSTSNHLLSSSKDNTVRLWQVGSNKCHSIFLHNNYVTSIQFNPVDESHFISGSIDGIVRIWGVQEKRVIDWADTRDLVTSVRYQPNGKGFITGFISGACRFYEVSGCELLLRAEMRISGKKKSSGSRITGIQFLDNDSQRVMITSEDSKIRILDGLDIVHKYKGLAKSGGQTSASFTSTGQHIVSVGEDSRIYVWNYDNIMIQLSKAKKSARSCEHFSFEGVSIAIPYSGMGTEKRRAGNDSTSASSQTCSNQSSYSLARDQERFSLASWFSMDVSSKASATWPEEKLPMWEIQYPEHDDQTCDCPDDHLQQLHQHQNNSQSCGNFPASWGLVFVTAGMDGMIRTFHNFGLPMKT, encoded by the exons ATGCAGAGGTTTGATGAGGGTAAAGAGGTTTTCTTTGATGCTGTAGAGTCCTTTTCATCTGAGGAGTCTTTTATAGTTAGAGAAGACTTGGATTCTGTCAATTTAGGTTATGACATTTGGTTGAGTGAGCTAAGAAGTGTGAAGGACCGACGAGagaaatttttggtttcaatggGATTTAAAGGGGTTTCATCTGTAAATGATGTGGCACCTAATGAAGAATCTGGGACCATGGGAGCGGACAGGGTCGGAGAATGTAGTGGAGCAGTTAGTTgttcttcttcatcatctgtAGAGGAAAATTTAGTGTGTGACAGCAGGGAATTGAATGGTGAGGCAAATTGTTTGGTTGAGGAATCCGGGGAGGAATGGTCAGAGAATCTATCCATTATGACAGAAAGGGAAACAGCTGGAAGTCCTAGCTCTGCTTCTGCAGTTAGATGTAGCGAAATGCAGGCTCATGTTGAAAACTACAAAATTGTTGatgtgaaaaagaagaaaactaatgGTTGGTTGAGAAGTTTTTTGTGTAAGATGAAGAAAAGTAGATGCATTGATGCATCCACGGCACAGAAATTTTCtgatgaagaaagaaaaataactcAGGTGAAAGTtcaacagaaaaataaaaaatgtaagGAATTTACTGCTGTTTACGCTGGACAAGAAATTAGGGCTCACAAAGGCTTAATTTGGACGATGAAGTTCAGTCCTGATGGACAATATCTGTCAACCGGAGGTGAAGATGGGATTGTTCGGATTTGGAGTGTTTCATCAGTAGAAGCCTCCTGTACGACTTCAGCACGTAATTTGCAGAGTAACAACTTAAAAGGGAGCTCCACTTTTAAAAGAAAACAGTCAAGAATTGCATCTATTGTTGTTCCTGAGAAGGTTTTCCACATCAACGAGTCTCCACTACATGAACTTCATGGTCACACCAGTGACATTTTGGACCTAGCTTGGTCCACATCCAAT CATCTTTTGTCATCATCCAAGGATAACACTGTTCGTCTATGGCAAGTTGGCTCGAATAAATGCCATTCAATTTTTCTCCACAATAATTATG TAACGAGCATTCAGTTCAATCCTGTTGATGAAAGCCACTTCATCAGCGGATCTATTGATGGAATAGTACGAATTTGGGGAGTACAGGAGAAGAGAGTTATAGATTGGGCTGATACACGGGATTTAGTTACAAGTGTACGTTACCAGCCAAATGGGAAA GGTTTTATAACTGGTTTCATCTCTGGTGCCTGTCGTTTTTATGAAGTATCAG GCTGTGAACTTTTGCTACGCGCGGAGATGCGAATTAGTGGTAAAAAGAAATCCTCTGGAAGCAGAATAACTGGCATTCAG TTTCTGGATAATGACTCACAAAGGGTTATGATAACATCTGAAGATTCCAAGATTCGAATACTTGATGGACTTGATATTGTCCACAAATACAAAG GTCTAGCAAAATCAGGAGGTCAGACATCAGCTTCTTTCACTTCAACCGGGCAGCATATAGTATCGGTTGGAGAGGACTCGCGCATCTATGTCTGGAACTATGACAACATAATGATCCAATTATCCAAAGCAAAAAAATCAGCCCGCTCCTGTGAGCATTTTTCCTTTGAAGGTGTATCAATTGCAATACCTTACTCAGGCATGGGGACAGAAAAAAGGAGGGCTGGTAATGACAGCACCTCTGCGTCCTCGCAGACATGTAGCAACCAGAGCTCGTATTCATTGGCTAGAGATCAAGAACGATTTTCTTTAGCTAGTTGGTTCTCCATGGATGTCTCATCAAAAGCTTCTGCAACATGGCCTGAGGAGAAACTACCCATGTGGGAGATACAATATCCAGAACATGATGATCAAACTTGCGACTGCCCTGATGATCATCTTCAACAGCTACATCAGCATCAGAATAACAGCCAAAGTTGTGGGAATTTCCCCGCATCGTGGGGTCTGGTGTTCGTCACAGCTGGTATGGATGGAATGATCAGGACATTCCATAATTTCGGGTTGCCTATGAAGACTTAa
- the LOC113698459 gene encoding uncharacterized protein isoform X1 — protein sequence MASSSSESQARTVCLTCGDKGDEGLLIYCINCQDSAAHFYCLDDFCSTDDQSGWKCWDCAPRKYKVDSFRKSERISTRIDRAIDVRMKLEKKLYSRSSLAGRKFVATNHGMVETPQLSGDSSSPVLCMKNLSDSNDGNIELRDYDRLKERFDKVEAESLPFTSNIHDSGFSSPKRIKYRMTETAQLEDDSSTLIDRITNVHSFAELPRNEELRNRRRRRRLMIDDSCSSEEDNPINVKESSLAFQGYVGSLNTSNRKRRLMIDHSSCSEEDCTISVEESSVASQEHVGPLNTPNGQLSSRPHRQLFARSLMNPIWRGSFSITREKNQTNLGILAHLSRKACSKVSDIAIMLPPELVAEVLAKRRVWPKSFQNVPPTDGSIDLFFFPEYERDEKVYDGLLDDMIEGDNALKVIMKDLELLIFSSRELPLEHWRFQQKYYLWGVFQKVHSSLPVNNSSNETITPSKQSNQSGHSSPSHNKPKPDPTFQICHRPSSTIGCPFPSTQYTAFLNTSRSSSEDSSISSTTISVAEKTASS from the exons ATGGCGTCGTCCTCAAGCGAATCTCAGGCG AGGACTGTATGTTTAACTTGTGGTGACAAAGGAGATGAAGGGCTTCTTATCTACTGTATCAACTGCCAAGATTCTGCAGCACACTT CTATTGCCTCGATGATTTCTGCTCAACTGATGACCAGTCTGGTTGGAAATGTTGGGATTGTGCACCCAGAAAATACAAGGTTGATTCATTCAGAAAAAGTGAAAGAATAAGTACGAGGATAGATAGAGCTATTGATGTTCGGATGAAATTGGAGAAGAAACTGTATTCAAGGAGTTCACTTGCAGGAAGGAAATTTGTTGCGACAAATCATGGAATGGTGGAAACACCTCAGCTGTCGGGAGATAGTTCTTCACCAGTTCTGTGTATGAAGAACTTGTCTGACAGCAATGATGGGAATATTGAACTTAGGGACTATGATAGGCTTAAAGAAAGGTTTGACAAAGTTGAAGCAGAATCCTTGCCATTTACTTCTAACATCCATGATAGTGGTTTTTCTAGTCCAAAGAGGATAAAATATAGAATGACTGAAACTGCTCAATTGGAAGATGATTCTTCAACATTAATTGACAGGATAACGAACGTCCACTCATTTGCTGAACTTCCAAGAAATGAAGAGCTCAGAaacaggaggaggaggaggaggttaATGATTGATGACAGCTGCAGTTCTGAGGAAGACAATCCAATTAATGTTAAAGAGTCTTCTCTGGCTTTTCAAGGATATGTTGGTTCACTAAATACGTCAAATAGAAAGAGGAGGCTAATGATTGATCATAGCAGTTGTTCTGAGGAAGATTGTACAATCAGTGTTGAAGAGTCTTCTGTAGCTTCTCAAGAACATGTTGGTCCACTTAATACACCTAACGGTCAGCTCTCATCACGACCTCACCGCCAATTGTTTGCACGGTCATTAATGAATCCAATTTGGCG AGGTTCCTTTAGCATTACACGTGAAAAAAATCAGACCAATCTTGGTATCTTAGCCCACTTGTCAAGGAAAGCTTGCTCGAAGGTCTCTGACATAGCAATTATGCtgcctccagagcttgtagcaGAAGTTCTAGCCAAACGCCGCGTGTGGCCAAAGAGTTTCCAGAATGTGCCACCAACAGATGGTAGTATTGATTTGTTCTTCTTTCCGGAGTATGAAAG GGATGAGAAAGTTTACGATGGCCTTCTTGATGACATGATTGAAGGTGATAATGCTTTGAAGGTCATAATGAAGGATTTGGAACTTTTGATCTTTTCCTCTCGTGAATTGCCACTAGAGCACTGGA GATTCCAGCAGAAATATTATTTATGGGGTGTCTTCCAGAAAGTGCATAGTTCTCTTCCTGTTAACAATAGCAGCAATGAGACTATAACGCCTTCCAAACAAAGCAACCAATCTGGACATAGTTCTCCTAGTCATAATAAACCTAAGCCTGATCCGACCTTTCAAATTTGCCACCGCCCTTCTAGTACAATTGGCTGTCCCTTCCCTAGTACGCAGTATACTGCTTTCCTTAACACAAGTAGAAGTTCCTCAGAAGATTCTTCAATATCTTCCACTACTATTAGCGTAGCAGAGAAAACAGCCAGCAGTTGA
- the LOC113698459 gene encoding uncharacterized protein isoform X3, whose product MASSSSESQARTVCLTCGDKGDEGLLIYCINCQDSAAHFYCLDDFCSTDDQSGWKCWDCAPRKYKVDSFRKSERISTRIDRAIDVRMKLEKKLYSRSSLAGRKFVATNHGMVETPQLSGDSSSPVLCMKNLSDSNDGNIELRDYDRLKERITNVHSFAELPRNEELRNRRRRRRLMIDDSCSSEEDNPINVKESSLAFQGYVGSLNTSNRKRRLMIDHSSCSEEDCTISVEESSVASQEHVGPLNTPNGQLSSRPHRQLFARSLMNPIWRGSFSITREKNQTNLGILAHLSRKACSKVSDIAIMLPPELVAEVLAKRRVWPKSFQNVPPTDGSIDLFFFPEYERDEKVYDGLLDDMIEGDNALKVIMKDLELLIFSSRELPLEHWRFQQKYYLWGVFQKVHSSLPVNNSSNETITPSKQSNQSGHSSPSHNKPKPDPTFQICHRPSSTIGCPFPSTQYTAFLNTSRSSSEDSSISSTTISVAEKTASS is encoded by the exons ATGGCGTCGTCCTCAAGCGAATCTCAGGCG AGGACTGTATGTTTAACTTGTGGTGACAAAGGAGATGAAGGGCTTCTTATCTACTGTATCAACTGCCAAGATTCTGCAGCACACTT CTATTGCCTCGATGATTTCTGCTCAACTGATGACCAGTCTGGTTGGAAATGTTGGGATTGTGCACCCAGAAAATACAAGGTTGATTCATTCAGAAAAAGTGAAAGAATAAGTACGAGGATAGATAGAGCTATTGATGTTCGGATGAAATTGGAGAAGAAACTGTATTCAAGGAGTTCACTTGCAGGAAGGAAATTTGTTGCGACAAATCATGGAATGGTGGAAACACCTCAGCTGTCGGGAGATAGTTCTTCACCAGTTCTGTGTATGAAGAACTTGTCTGACAGCAATGATGGGAATATTGAACTTAGGGACTATGATAGGCTTAAAGAAAG GATAACGAACGTCCACTCATTTGCTGAACTTCCAAGAAATGAAGAGCTCAGAaacaggaggaggaggaggaggttaATGATTGATGACAGCTGCAGTTCTGAGGAAGACAATCCAATTAATGTTAAAGAGTCTTCTCTGGCTTTTCAAGGATATGTTGGTTCACTAAATACGTCAAATAGAAAGAGGAGGCTAATGATTGATCATAGCAGTTGTTCTGAGGAAGATTGTACAATCAGTGTTGAAGAGTCTTCTGTAGCTTCTCAAGAACATGTTGGTCCACTTAATACACCTAACGGTCAGCTCTCATCACGACCTCACCGCCAATTGTTTGCACGGTCATTAATGAATCCAATTTGGCG AGGTTCCTTTAGCATTACACGTGAAAAAAATCAGACCAATCTTGGTATCTTAGCCCACTTGTCAAGGAAAGCTTGCTCGAAGGTCTCTGACATAGCAATTATGCtgcctccagagcttgtagcaGAAGTTCTAGCCAAACGCCGCGTGTGGCCAAAGAGTTTCCAGAATGTGCCACCAACAGATGGTAGTATTGATTTGTTCTTCTTTCCGGAGTATGAAAG GGATGAGAAAGTTTACGATGGCCTTCTTGATGACATGATTGAAGGTGATAATGCTTTGAAGGTCATAATGAAGGATTTGGAACTTTTGATCTTTTCCTCTCGTGAATTGCCACTAGAGCACTGGA GATTCCAGCAGAAATATTATTTATGGGGTGTCTTCCAGAAAGTGCATAGTTCTCTTCCTGTTAACAATAGCAGCAATGAGACTATAACGCCTTCCAAACAAAGCAACCAATCTGGACATAGTTCTCCTAGTCATAATAAACCTAAGCCTGATCCGACCTTTCAAATTTGCCACCGCCCTTCTAGTACAATTGGCTGTCCCTTCCCTAGTACGCAGTATACTGCTTTCCTTAACACAAGTAGAAGTTCCTCAGAAGATTCTTCAATATCTTCCACTACTATTAGCGTAGCAGAGAAAACAGCCAGCAGTTGA
- the LOC113698459 gene encoding uncharacterized protein isoform X2, with protein MIFQVLCIHPSWQMMSIQFELDCESYCLDDFCSTDDQSGWKCWDCAPRKYKVDSFRKSERISTRIDRAIDVRMKLEKKLYSRSSLAGRKFVATNHGMVETPQLSGDSSSPVLCMKNLSDSNDGNIELRDYDRLKERFDKVEAESLPFTSNIHDSGFSSPKRIKYRMTETAQLEDDSSTLIDRITNVHSFAELPRNEELRNRRRRRRLMIDDSCSSEEDNPINVKESSLAFQGYVGSLNTSNRKRRLMIDHSSCSEEDCTISVEESSVASQEHVGPLNTPNGQLSSRPHRQLFARSLMNPIWRGSFSITREKNQTNLGILAHLSRKACSKVSDIAIMLPPELVAEVLAKRRVWPKSFQNVPPTDGSIDLFFFPEYERDEKVYDGLLDDMIEGDNALKVIMKDLELLIFSSRELPLEHWRFQQKYYLWGVFQKVHSSLPVNNSSNETITPSKQSNQSGHSSPSHNKPKPDPTFQICHRPSSTIGCPFPSTQYTAFLNTSRSSSEDSSISSTTISVAEKTASS; from the exons ATGATCTTTCAAGTACTGTGCATCCATCCCTCTTGGCAGATGATGTCAATCCAATTTGAACTAGACTGTGAAAG CTATTGCCTCGATGATTTCTGCTCAACTGATGACCAGTCTGGTTGGAAATGTTGGGATTGTGCACCCAGAAAATACAAGGTTGATTCATTCAGAAAAAGTGAAAGAATAAGTACGAGGATAGATAGAGCTATTGATGTTCGGATGAAATTGGAGAAGAAACTGTATTCAAGGAGTTCACTTGCAGGAAGGAAATTTGTTGCGACAAATCATGGAATGGTGGAAACACCTCAGCTGTCGGGAGATAGTTCTTCACCAGTTCTGTGTATGAAGAACTTGTCTGACAGCAATGATGGGAATATTGAACTTAGGGACTATGATAGGCTTAAAGAAAGGTTTGACAAAGTTGAAGCAGAATCCTTGCCATTTACTTCTAACATCCATGATAGTGGTTTTTCTAGTCCAAAGAGGATAAAATATAGAATGACTGAAACTGCTCAATTGGAAGATGATTCTTCAACATTAATTGACAGGATAACGAACGTCCACTCATTTGCTGAACTTCCAAGAAATGAAGAGCTCAGAaacaggaggaggaggaggaggttaATGATTGATGACAGCTGCAGTTCTGAGGAAGACAATCCAATTAATGTTAAAGAGTCTTCTCTGGCTTTTCAAGGATATGTTGGTTCACTAAATACGTCAAATAGAAAGAGGAGGCTAATGATTGATCATAGCAGTTGTTCTGAGGAAGATTGTACAATCAGTGTTGAAGAGTCTTCTGTAGCTTCTCAAGAACATGTTGGTCCACTTAATACACCTAACGGTCAGCTCTCATCACGACCTCACCGCCAATTGTTTGCACGGTCATTAATGAATCCAATTTGGCG AGGTTCCTTTAGCATTACACGTGAAAAAAATCAGACCAATCTTGGTATCTTAGCCCACTTGTCAAGGAAAGCTTGCTCGAAGGTCTCTGACATAGCAATTATGCtgcctccagagcttgtagcaGAAGTTCTAGCCAAACGCCGCGTGTGGCCAAAGAGTTTCCAGAATGTGCCACCAACAGATGGTAGTATTGATTTGTTCTTCTTTCCGGAGTATGAAAG GGATGAGAAAGTTTACGATGGCCTTCTTGATGACATGATTGAAGGTGATAATGCTTTGAAGGTCATAATGAAGGATTTGGAACTTTTGATCTTTTCCTCTCGTGAATTGCCACTAGAGCACTGGA GATTCCAGCAGAAATATTATTTATGGGGTGTCTTCCAGAAAGTGCATAGTTCTCTTCCTGTTAACAATAGCAGCAATGAGACTATAACGCCTTCCAAACAAAGCAACCAATCTGGACATAGTTCTCCTAGTCATAATAAACCTAAGCCTGATCCGACCTTTCAAATTTGCCACCGCCCTTCTAGTACAATTGGCTGTCCCTTCCCTAGTACGCAGTATACTGCTTTCCTTAACACAAGTAGAAGTTCCTCAGAAGATTCTTCAATATCTTCCACTACTATTAGCGTAGCAGAGAAAACAGCCAGCAGTTGA